AGCTGAAGTACGCGCGCCCGTGCTCCAGATGCGCTGTCGGCTCGCCGTCCGTAATCATCAGTATCTGCTTCGTGGCGACCTTCTGCCGTGACAGCGCCTGCCGCGCAAGCATCAGCGCGTGCTGCATATTCGTGCCGGACACCCACGCGTTCCATGTCAGGTCCGCGAGGTCGTCCGTTGCGATGTCCATGCCGTAGTCCGAGAAGCCGATAATGTACAGATAGTCGCGCGGATACTGGCTGTGGATGAGCCAGTACAGCGCGAGCGCCACCTTCTTCGCCGCCGCGAAACTGCCGAACATGCCCATCGAGCGGCTCTGGTCTATCAGCAGCGCGGTCGCGGTCTGCGTCATATGCTCGGTGTGGTGAATCTCGAAGTCTTCCGGGCTTATTCGCATGGGCGTCCCGGGCCCATTCCGCAGCGCAGAGTTGAACAGCGTGCGGTGCAAGTCGATGTCGAACGGGTCGCCGAACTCATAAGGCTTGGTCTCGCCGGTGCGCTCGCCGCCGTCGCCGCGCGAGTAGATTTCGTGGCGTCCCATGCGGTCTTTCTTCAGCTCGGAGAATACTTCGCGCAGCGCCTGCTGCGCCAGCTTGCGGATACCGCGCGGCGTAAGCTCCAATCTGTCGCCTTCGCGCTTCAGGTAGCCCGCCTCTTCGAGCTGCTGTATCAGCCGTTGCAGCTGCTCCAATTGGCGGCGCGCGTCCTCGCCCATTATTTGCTCGACATTGTCCAAGTCGATGTCTTCGACATTGCCGTTGCGCATGACCTGCTGCACTTGCTGCTCCAACTGGTCCATATCGCGCAGTTCGCCCATCAGCTCCATCGCGGCGTCCAGCGTCATGCTTTCGTCGCCCATGAATGGGTATTCGCTCGCCATATCGTCGAACGGGAACATGTCGTACATCATCCCCGCGAGTTCGGCGATTTCGTCCATGAACTCCGGGTCAATCGCCGCGCCTAGCATGGATTCCAGCTCGTTGCGCATCTGCGGCGACATGCTGTCCATCAGCGACTGCATCGCCGCCATCTGCTGCTGCAACTGGTCTATAAGTTCGTCCAGGCTTGCCGGACGGTCCGGGTCGAAGTACTCGCCGTACTGCTCCATGAAGCCCTCGAAGTCCGGGTCCTCGCCCATCGCGCGGTCGCGCAGCATCTGGTTGAGCGCCTGAATCATGTTCTTCAAGCCTTCCATGTCTTCCGGCGACATGTTTTGTAGCTGCTGCTTCATATCTTGGAAGAAGTTCTGCATCATCTGCTGCTTGAGTGAATCCAGCAGTTCGTTGAACTTCTCACGCGCTTCTTGGTCCATAAAGTCGTAATCTTGCAGCTGCTGAATCTTGCCGCCGGGGCTGTCCGGCAGCGAATCGAGCGAGTCGGAGTTGCGCTGAGCGCGGTCTTGCAGCATCTGCATGGGCGCTTGCAGGTGTTCGGCGGTATCGCCCGCTTCCTGCAATTGGCGTTCCGCGTCTTGTAGGCGGCGCTCGATGCCTTGCCGCTCGGTATCGATGACATCCTGCAACTTCTCCTTGATGTCGTCCATCACCGAGTCGAGGTTATAGCGTTCGAGCTGCTGCTGGCGTTGCTGGCGTAGCCGTTCCAGCAGGTCGCGCAGTCCGGGTGCGTGCTGCCCTTGCTCATCGTCAACGCCGCGCTGCAGCAAACTGCGAAGCGCGCGATTAGGATCGCCGTGCTCCAAAATGTCGTCGGCAATGGAGTTCATAAGGTCGTCCGCGTCCATGCTGAAGACCTGCTGGCTGCCGTCCCAACGGTAGTATCTGTAAGTGGTCATAGCGCATCCTTCCGCTATCCATATTGTTGGAACTAACCTACCACAAATCGCAAAGCCGCGTTGGAAAAACTGAGACCAAAGACGATTTCACAAATCCTCGAAAGTAAAGCAAGTCAAGATTTCTACGGGAATTTTCGAATCGTCATTCCTGCGAAGCATGTCCTTGCGAAGGCAGGGAGCAGAAATCCG
The sequence above is drawn from the Chloroflexota bacterium genome and encodes:
- a CDS encoding DUF1819 family protein → MTTYRYYRWDGSQQVFSMDADDLMNSIADDILEHGDPNRALRSLLQRGVDDEQGQHAPGLRDLLERLRQQRQQQLERYNLDSVMDDIKEKLQDVIDTERQGIERRLQDAERQLQEAGDTAEHLQAPMQMLQDRAQRNSDSLDSLPDSPGGKIQQLQDYDFMDQEAREKFNELLDSLKQQMMQNFFQDMKQQLQNMSPEDMEGLKNMIQALNQMLRDRAMGEDPDFEGFMEQYGEYFDPDRPASLDELIDQLQQQMAAMQSLMDSMSPQMRNELESMLGAAIDPEFMDEIAELAGMMYDMFPFDDMASEYPFMGDESMTLDAAMELMGELRDMDQLEQQVQQVMRNGNVEDIDLDNVEQIMGEDARRQLEQLQRLIQQLEEAGYLKREGDRLELTPRGIRKLAQQALREVFSELKKDRMGRHEIYSRGDGGERTGETKPYEFGDPFDIDLHRTLFNSALRNGPGTPMRISPEDFEIHHTEHMTQTATALLIDQSRSMGMFGSFAAAKKVALALYWLIHSQYPRDYLYIIGFSDYGMDIATDDLADLTWNAWVSGTNMQHALMLARQALSRQKVATKQILMITDGEPTAHLEHGRAYFSYPPSWRTIEETLKEVKRCTQENITINTFMLEHNYYLMDFIDKMTRINKGRAFYTDPSQLGRYVMVDYLRSQRKRVG